A portion of the Nitratidesulfovibrio termitidis HI1 genome contains these proteins:
- a CDS encoding DUF4412 domain-containing protein, with amino-acid sequence MQNMYGMLAASRKIVIATCLAAAIFGWAVAARAGSVSDYAGDMVSLDEAGKVENTSRLFFSGGKVRVEVPAQEGMGPMVLILRPDRKVQWIIDEAAKTYFEQPLDDAAPLNPSMHMPMGDSTVKEEPLGAETVNGYVTHKKRVTTTSRIMGHAQTTVSTVWTADEFDVPLRERDETGETEEFRNIKVGTQPAALFEVPKGYARSKGMPGMAGMPDMKDMPDMKGMPDMKALEGMGMPPGMKLPGQ; translated from the coding sequence ATGCAGAACATGTACGGGATGCTGGCCGCATCCAGAAAGATCGTGATCGCGACGTGCCTTGCCGCGGCGATTTTCGGGTGGGCCGTGGCGGCGCGGGCGGGCAGCGTCAGCGACTATGCCGGGGACATGGTGTCGCTGGACGAGGCGGGCAAGGTGGAGAACACCAGCCGTCTGTTCTTTTCCGGCGGCAAGGTGCGCGTGGAAGTGCCCGCGCAAGAGGGCATGGGGCCCATGGTGCTCATCCTGCGGCCAGACCGCAAGGTGCAGTGGATCATCGACGAGGCGGCCAAGACATACTTCGAGCAGCCCCTGGACGACGCGGCGCCCCTGAATCCCTCCATGCACATGCCCATGGGCGACAGCACCGTGAAGGAAGAGCCGTTGGGCGCCGAAACGGTGAATGGCTACGTCACGCACAAGAAGCGGGTTACCACAACCTCCAGGATCATGGGCCACGCCCAGACCACCGTGTCCACGGTGTGGACGGCCGACGAGTTCGACGTACCCCTGCGGGAGCGTGATGAAACCGGCGAAACCGAGGAGTTCCGCAATATCAAGGTGGGGACGCAGCCTGCCGCGCTGTTCGAGGTGCCCAAGGGGTATGCCCGGAGCAAGGGCATGCCCGGCATGGCGGGGATGCCGGATATGAAGGATATGCCGGATATGAAAGGCATGCCGGATATGAAGGCGCTGGAAGGCATGGGCATGCCGCCGGGAATGAAACTGCCGGGGCAGTAG
- a CDS encoding DUF5334 family protein: MKHTIRPLVRPFIRLFALAALLSLTLPCAAMAWDGFDTETGHLVEVDVDAVPMRGEIVDVFDCDTKETATLMVDAVKNNARTVEITVRESDTGRTRILVMEAR, encoded by the coding sequence ATGAAGCACACCATCCGCCCGCTCGTCCGCCCGTTCATCCGCCTGTTCGCCTTGGCCGCGTTGCTGTCCCTGACCCTGCCCTGCGCCGCCATGGCGTGGGACGGCTTTGACACCGAAACGGGCCATCTCGTGGAAGTCGACGTGGATGCCGTGCCCATGCGCGGCGAGATCGTCGATGTGTTCGACTGCGACACCAAGGAGACGGCCACGCTGATGGTGGACGCCGTAAAGAACAATGCCCGCACCGTGGAGATTACCGTGCGCGAGTCCGACACCGGGCGCACGCGCATTCTGGTGATGGAAGCCCGCTAG
- a CDS encoding Fur family transcriptional regulator has product MNTRTRLATLLDRLRDNGHRLTPQRAAIIRALVEHDGHPTVEQLHQAILPDFPTTSLATVYKTIALLKEDGEVLELGFGELGSRYDGRHPEPHPHLICTRCGAIADYSLQGLDEMVARMAAETGFTVDSHRFDMFGLCPTCRNTDQKTQDCAVTKTKAARTRDTEHPSD; this is encoded by the coding sequence ATGAATACCCGCACCCGCCTCGCCACCCTGCTGGACCGTCTGCGCGACAACGGGCACCGGCTTACCCCGCAGCGGGCAGCCATCATCCGCGCCCTGGTCGAACACGATGGGCACCCCACGGTGGAACAACTGCACCAGGCCATCCTGCCGGACTTTCCCACCACCAGTCTGGCCACGGTGTACAAGACCATCGCCCTGCTGAAGGAAGACGGCGAGGTGCTGGAACTGGGCTTTGGCGAACTGGGCAGCCGTTATGACGGCAGGCACCCGGAACCGCACCCCCACCTTATCTGCACACGCTGCGGGGCCATCGCCGACTACTCGTTGCAGGGGCTGGACGAAATGGTGGCGCGCATGGCGGCGGAAACAGGCTTTACCGTGGACAGCCACCGCTTCGACATGTTCGGGCTGTGCCCAACCTGTCGGAATACGGATCAAAAAACCCAGGATTGCGCGGTGACCAAGACGAAAGCCGCCCGCACCCGAGACACAGAACATCCTTCAGACTGA
- a CDS encoding fused MFS/spermidine synthase: MLDAIMFLSGAMVMVLEMVGARLLAPHLGTSVIVWTSLIGVVLASLSAGYWLGGRLADRTLSRRTLSRRTLSRILAGAALSVLAVALTHGRVVGWVAGGLDSLYLAAVVAAVLLFAVPGMLCGMVSPYVVRLALSDMDTSGAVVGRLYAVSTAGSILGTFLGGMVLVSWFGSTLILHGVAACLLAASLLAHPRAPLARLALLAGVGALAWASHAYAAFAERYYGVRVTETPYNHIRVYDATLAGRPLRLLATDPGRYQSAAYPDDMAELALPYTRFYALGPALAPGARRVLMLGGGGYSVPKWLLSGRAGLDAENLRVDVVELDPGMTGVARQHFGLIDDARLRIFHEDARAFLNRRARQAEAGPDVLSGGDATGRGDGATRYDLIFTDIFNSYYSVPFHVGTVEAARRMRALLADDGAVVMNIISAAGGEDGRLFRAIRAAFAASFADVRVYAVATADSTDYVQNLMLVARPVTGLPETPAAALTPDVREMLARRLELPPVGSGAARDDVPPLTDDYAPVERYALGLVRWR; the protein is encoded by the coding sequence ATGCTCGACGCGATCATGTTCCTGTCCGGCGCCATGGTCATGGTGCTCGAAATGGTGGGGGCGCGCCTGCTGGCGCCGCACCTGGGCACCTCGGTCATCGTCTGGACCAGCCTTATCGGGGTGGTGCTGGCCAGCCTGAGCGCGGGCTACTGGCTGGGCGGGCGTCTGGCCGACCGCACCCTGTCGCGTCGCACCCTGTCGCGTCGCACCCTGTCGCGCATCCTGGCCGGGGCCGCGCTGTCCGTGCTGGCCGTGGCCCTGACGCATGGCCGGGTGGTGGGCTGGGTGGCCGGAGGGCTGGATTCGCTGTACCTCGCCGCCGTGGTGGCCGCCGTGCTGCTGTTCGCCGTGCCGGGCATGCTGTGCGGCATGGTATCGCCCTATGTGGTGCGCCTGGCCCTGTCGGACATGGACACCTCCGGCGCGGTGGTGGGGCGGCTGTACGCCGTGTCCACGGCGGGCAGCATCCTGGGCACCTTTCTGGGGGGCATGGTGCTGGTTTCGTGGTTCGGCAGCACGCTGATCCTGCACGGGGTGGCGGCCTGCCTGCTGGCGGCCTCGCTGCTGGCGCACCCCCGCGCGCCGCTGGCCCGGCTGGCCCTGCTGGCCGGGGTGGGCGCGCTGGCCTGGGCCTCGCACGCCTATGCCGCCTTTGCGGAACGCTACTACGGCGTGCGGGTGACCGAGACGCCGTACAACCACATCCGTGTCTACGACGCCACCCTGGCCGGGCGGCCCCTGCGCCTGCTGGCCACCGATCCGGGCCGCTACCAGTCCGCCGCCTATCCCGACGACATGGCCGAACTGGCCCTGCCGTACACCCGCTTCTATGCCCTGGGCCCGGCGCTGGCGCCCGGCGCGCGCCGGGTGCTCATGCTGGGCGGCGGCGGGTATTCCGTGCCCAAGTGGCTGCTTTCCGGGCGGGCGGGGCTGGACGCGGAGAACTTGCGGGTGGACGTGGTGGAACTGGACCCCGGCATGACCGGGGTGGCCCGTCAGCACTTCGGCCTGATCGACGACGCGCGGCTGCGCATCTTTCACGAGGACGCGCGGGCCTTCCTGAACCGGCGGGCGCGGCAGGCGGAGGCCGGGCCTGACGTCCTTTCCGGCGGCGACGCCACAGGAAGAGGGGACGGCGCGACTCGCTACGATCTGATCTTCACCGACATCTTCAATTCGTACTATTCCGTGCCGTTCCACGTGGGCACGGTGGAGGCGGCCCGCCGCATGCGCGCGCTGCTGGCCGACGACGGGGCCGTGGTCATGAACATCATCTCCGCCGCCGGGGGCGAGGACGGGCGGCTGTTCCGGGCCATCCGCGCGGCGTTCGCCGCCTCGTTCGCGGACGTGCGGGTGTATGCCGTGGCCACAGCCGATTCGACGGACTACGTGCAGAACCTGATGCTGGTGGCCCGCCCCGTGACGGGGCTGCCGGAAACGCCCGCCGCCGCCCTGACGCCGGACGTGCGCGAGATGCTGGCCCGCCGTCTGGAATTGCCCCCGGTGGGGTCGGGCGCTGCGCGTGACGACGTGCCCCCGCTGACCGACGACTACGCCCCCGTGGAGCGGTATGCGCTGGGGTTGGTGCGCTGGCGGTAG
- a CDS encoding CreA family protein, translating into MHPRTRTARPRAVALAATRDDTLSVVLLASVVLLLLLGMLALAAPARADDSEVGCVTTEWKLLGANHQVCVFAFQDPRLPGVSCFISQAKTGGISGSLGLAEDPSNFSVSCSQTGPITIPDKLPAKENVFKESTSVFFKATRVTRLWDKERNTLVYLAVSRRVIEGSPYNSVSTVPVRP; encoded by the coding sequence ATGCATCCCCGTACCCGCACCGCCCGCCCCCGCGCCGTGGCCCTTGCCGCCACCCGCGACGATACCTTGTCCGTCGTCCTGCTGGCCTCCGTCGTCCTGCTTCTGCTGCTCGGCATGCTGGCGCTGGCTGCCCCGGCGCGCGCCGACGACAGCGAAGTGGGCTGCGTGACCACCGAATGGAAGCTGCTGGGCGCCAACCATCAGGTGTGCGTCTTCGCCTTCCAGGACCCGCGCCTGCCCGGCGTGTCGTGTTTCATCAGCCAGGCCAAGACCGGCGGCATCAGCGGCAGCCTGGGCCTGGCTGAAGACCCGTCCAACTTCTCCGTCTCGTGCAGCCAGACCGGCCCCATCACCATTCCCGACAAGCTGCCCGCCAAGGAAAACGTGTTCAAGGAATCGACCTCGGTGTTCTTCAAGGCCACCCGGGTTACCCGGCTGTGGGACAAGGAACGCAACACCCTGGTCTATCTGGCGGTAAGCCGCCGGGTCATCGAAGGTTCGCCGTACAACTCCGTATCCACGGTACCGGTGCGCCCGTAG
- a CDS encoding TerC family protein: MSGYMLWGGFNLFVLVLLAFDLGVLHRKDKEMSLSGALWMSLAYFVLALAFGGGVFVFMGEQKGLEYITGYLIEKSLSVDNIFVFVLVFTHFAVPAALQYRVLFWGILGALAMRAGLILAGAAILNAFHWVIYLFGGFLVVTGIKMLLAADSEPDLSGNRVVRLFRRHLRLTEGYEGGHFVVRKNGLLHATPLLVVLVIIEVSDLIFALDSIPAIFAVSTDPFIVYTSNVFAILGLRALYFALAGVIHRFRYLKYGLSLVLVFIGAKMIVNAAFDAKIISTGVALLVTFGIIAGSMLISVLKTRGAPDGGDEEKAAPPLGWVPGTPSKDEEATGGTGKPPR, from the coding sequence ATGTCCGGCTACATGCTCTGGGGCGGCTTCAATCTTTTCGTGCTCGTCCTGCTGGCCTTCGACCTTGGCGTGCTGCACCGCAAGGACAAGGAGATGTCCCTGTCCGGCGCGCTGTGGATGAGCCTTGCCTACTTCGTGCTGGCACTGGCCTTCGGCGGCGGCGTGTTCGTGTTCATGGGCGAGCAGAAGGGGCTGGAATACATCACCGGCTACCTCATCGAAAAAAGCCTCAGCGTGGACAACATCTTCGTGTTCGTGCTGGTGTTCACCCATTTCGCGGTGCCCGCCGCCTTGCAGTACCGGGTGCTGTTCTGGGGCATTCTGGGCGCGCTGGCCATGCGCGCCGGGCTTATCCTGGCCGGGGCGGCCATCCTGAATGCCTTCCACTGGGTGATCTACCTGTTCGGCGGGTTTCTGGTGGTTACCGGCATCAAGATGCTGCTGGCCGCCGACAGCGAGCCCGACCTTTCCGGCAACCGGGTGGTGCGGCTGTTCCGCCGCCACCTCCGGCTGACGGAAGGCTACGAGGGCGGGCATTTCGTGGTACGCAAGAACGGCCTGCTGCACGCCACTCCGCTGCTGGTGGTGCTGGTGATCATCGAGGTGTCCGACCTGATCTTTGCGCTGGATTCCATCCCCGCCATCTTCGCGGTGTCCACCGACCCGTTCATCGTCTACACCTCCAACGTGTTCGCCATTCTGGGCCTGCGGGCGCTGTACTTCGCGCTGGCGGGGGTCATCCACCGCTTCCGCTACCTCAAGTACGGCCTGTCGCTGGTACTGGTGTTCATCGGCGCCAAGATGATCGTCAACGCCGCCTTCGACGCCAAGATCATTTCCACCGGCGTGGCCCTGCTGGTGACCTTCGGCATCATCGCCGGGTCCATGCTGATTTCGGTGCTGAAGACGCGGGGGGCGCCCGACGGGGGGGACGAAGAAAAGGCAGCCCCGCCCCTGGGCTGGGTGCCGGGCACCCCGAGCAAGGACGAAGAGGCCACCGGCGGCACCGGCAAGCCCCCGCGTTGA
- the moaA gene encoding GTP 3',8-cyclase MoaA — translation MTSTTVMARNADAPTTSASAAPGSRPGSDQDAAADRATLTDAHGRKVRYLRLSITDRCNLRCSYCWGCTEMRFIPHDDVLRYEEMARIVDVAVEEGVEKVRLTGGEPFVRKGLTGFLDMLHQRHPALDIRITTNGTLLAPHAAALRGLGVSTVNISLDTFRRDRFAATTGRDMLPQVLDGIHAALDAGLAVKINAVALKGVNDDELAAFIDFARRNPVDVRFIEFMPMGGGTSWTEDQFWGAPDILSAAQRLADLVPLAPGERRKGPAKLWGIAGGLGRFGLITPLSDHFCGDCNRLRVTPDGRLRTCLFSDREYRLRPLLRHPKLGMDAVRKVLRLANRRKPLGYQLLARVRAGQLAELRGAGQELPNAPCEGGTAVANRRMSAIGG, via the coding sequence ATGACCAGTACCACCGTGATGGCCAGGAATGCCGACGCACCCACCACCAGCGCATCCGCAGCGCCCGGCTCCAGACCCGGCTCCGATCAGGACGCCGCGGCAGACCGCGCCACCCTGACCGACGCCCACGGTCGCAAGGTGCGCTATCTGCGCCTGTCCATCACCGACCGCTGCAACCTGCGCTGCTCGTACTGCTGGGGCTGCACGGAAATGCGCTTCATCCCACATGACGACGTGCTGCGCTACGAGGAAATGGCGCGCATCGTGGACGTGGCCGTGGAAGAGGGCGTGGAAAAGGTGCGCCTGACCGGGGGCGAGCCCTTCGTGCGCAAGGGGCTGACCGGCTTTCTGGACATGCTGCACCAGCGCCACCCGGCCCTGGACATCCGCATTACCACCAACGGCACCCTGCTGGCCCCGCACGCCGCCGCACTGCGCGGCCTTGGCGTCAGCACGGTGAACATCTCGCTGGACACCTTCCGGCGCGACCGTTTTGCCGCCACCACCGGGCGCGACATGCTGCCCCAGGTGCTGGACGGCATCCACGCCGCGCTGGATGCGGGCCTGGCCGTGAAGATCAACGCCGTGGCCCTGAAGGGCGTCAACGACGACGAACTGGCCGCCTTCATCGATTTTGCGCGCCGGAATCCCGTTGACGTGCGGTTCATCGAATTCATGCCCATGGGCGGCGGCACCAGTTGGACAGAAGACCAGTTCTGGGGCGCGCCGGACATCCTGTCGGCGGCGCAGCGTCTGGCGGACCTCGTGCCCCTGGCCCCCGGCGAACGGCGCAAGGGACCGGCCAAGCTGTGGGGCATTGCCGGGGGGCTGGGCCGCTTCGGCCTCATCACGCCCCTGTCCGACCACTTCTGCGGCGACTGTAACCGCCTGCGCGTAACCCCCGACGGGCGGCTGCGCACCTGCCTGTTCTCCGACCGCGAATACCGGCTGCGCCCGCTGCTGCGCCATCCGAAACTGGGCATGGACGCGGTGCGCAAGGTGCTGCGCCTGGCCAACCGCCGCAAACCCCTGGGCTACCAGCTGCTGGCCAGGGTGCGCGCGGGCCAGCTGGCCGAACTGCGGGGGGCGGGGCAGGAACTGCCCAATGCCCCGTGCGAGGGCG
- the msrB gene encoding peptide-methionine (R)-S-oxide reductase MsrB: MHAPRATTRPLRRSPNAMPRLFSRVAARLPRVPRHRPGKEAAEATPPRTVHGRFRARDGLPDLLWLMLAVLLFALLAGQPGMAAQQSASAPVAAATDMAATDAAPLPTHSPDVVPNGTHDAPGIKGDNPMTTPAPWQRFSKPADKELRARLTPLQYEVTQKEGTERAFHNEYWDEKRQGIYVDVVSGEPLFLSSDKYDSGTGWPSFTRPVASDVVTEHMDRTLWMVRTEVRSRIAGSHLGHVFSDGPAPTGLRYCMNSAALRFVPREAMQAEGYGEFLKMLP; this comes from the coding sequence ATGCACGCTCCACGCGCCACCACGCGCCCCCTCCGCCGTTCACCGAACGCCATGCCACGCCTGTTCTCGCGGGTTGCCGCCCGCCTGCCGCGCGTTCCGCGCCATCGGCCCGGCAAGGAAGCGGCGGAAGCCACCCCGCCCCGCACCGTTCACGGCCGCTTCCGCGCACGCGACGGCCTGCCCGACCTGCTCTGGCTGATGCTGGCCGTATTGCTGTTCGCCCTGCTGGCCGGGCAGCCGGGCATGGCGGCGCAACAATCCGCATCGGCACCCGTTGCGGCAGCGACGGACATGGCCGCAACCGATGCCGCCCCCCTTCCGACACACTCCCCGGACGTCGTGCCCAACGGCACACATGACGCACCCGGGATCAAGGGAGACAATCCCATGACCACACCCGCACCATGGCAGCGCTTTTCCAAGCCCGCAGACAAGGAACTGCGCGCCCGCCTCACCCCGCTGCAATACGAGGTCACCCAGAAGGAAGGCACGGAACGCGCCTTCCACAACGAATACTGGGATGAAAAACGCCAGGGCATTTACGTGGACGTGGTGTCGGGCGAGCCGCTGTTCCTTTCGTCCGACAAGTACGATTCGGGTACCGGCTGGCCCAGCTTCACCCGGCCCGTGGCATCCGACGTGGTGACCGAACACATGGACCGCACCTTGTGGATGGTGCGTACCGAGGTGCGCAGCCGCATTGCCGGGTCGCACCTGGGGCATGTGTTTTCCGATGGCCCGGCGCCCACGGGGCTGCGCTATTGCATGAACTCGGCCGCGTTGCGCTTCGTCCCGCGCGAGGCCATGCAGGCCGAGGGATACGGGGAATTCCTCAAGATGCTTCCGTAA
- a CDS encoding formate dehydrogenase accessory protein FdhE — protein sequence MTFDSERELQRLEGKLKALRSKEYIPDALLEIVARTAAIQLEARAAEPAVPLPELATPEAHAQGAPLLPRDAFTYDRARTAATFGRLLAMMRAAGGSLGPAAEVVREAMEKGELAVEDACDAALRDDAAWFDAWALRLNDAPSLVRFLAMGSVVPSVEVLAQAVAAEHARRTGADQPGATPVVWQHGHCPVCGSAPLVGRLVGKEGALHHTCSFCRHEYRAKRLQCPFCLEGESKNLEYFTADGEPGFQVHVCKSCKGYIKVADFREFDRISIPVLDDLESLALDIVARQQGYARPTPSAWGF from the coding sequence ATGACCTTCGATTCCGAACGCGAGCTGCAACGCCTTGAAGGCAAACTGAAAGCCCTGCGCAGCAAGGAATACATCCCCGACGCCCTGCTGGAAATCGTGGCGCGCACCGCCGCCATCCAGCTGGAGGCGCGCGCCGCCGAACCCGCTGTCCCGCTGCCGGAACTGGCCACGCCCGAGGCCCACGCCCAGGGCGCGCCGCTGCTCCCGCGCGATGCCTTTACCTACGACCGGGCGCGCACGGCGGCCACCTTCGGTCGGCTGCTGGCCATGATGCGCGCCGCAGGGGGCAGCCTTGGCCCCGCCGCCGAGGTGGTGCGCGAGGCCATGGAAAAGGGCGAGCTTGCCGTGGAGGACGCCTGTGACGCGGCCCTGCGCGACGATGCGGCCTGGTTCGACGCCTGGGCCCTGCGCCTGAACGACGCCCCCAGCCTGGTGCGGTTTCTGGCCATGGGCAGCGTGGTGCCATCGGTGGAAGTGCTGGCCCAGGCGGTGGCGGCGGAACACGCCCGCCGCACGGGCGCGGACCAGCCGGGCGCCACCCCGGTGGTGTGGCAGCACGGCCACTGTCCGGTATGCGGCAGCGCGCCGCTGGTGGGGCGTCTGGTGGGCAAGGAAGGGGCGCTGCACCATACCTGCTCGTTCTGCCGTCACGAATACCGCGCCAAGCGGTTGCAGTGCCCGTTCTGCCTGGAAGGTGAATCGAAGAACCTCGAATACTTCACCGCCGACGGCGAACCCGGCTTTCAGGTGCACGTCTGCAAGTCGTGCAAGGGGTACATCAAGGTGGCGGATTTCCGCGAGTTCGACCGCATCTCCATCCCGGTGCTGGACGACCTGGAATCGCTGGCGCTGGACATCGTGGCCCGCCAGCAGGGCTATGCGCGGCCCACTCCGTCGGCCTGGGGGTTCTGA
- the mobA gene encoding molybdenum cofactor guanylyltransferase has product MSRRGTEHAADMPEEGGDATPGAGVDVAVAPAPDGSPVRDDPSGRDDMSGRDNMSGRDDAHGIVGVVLAGGLSTRLGQDKTRLHLHGDAAPGMLARTAALLHAVTGEVWISCRGNRPCPVSETGVDGPYYRLNDEVEGMGPFGGVITALRVAQGPVLVLSCDLPFMERAVLERLLAHRAARRPGAVMTTFQQVETGFIESLVAVYEFEALPLFRQALEDGERKLSRVVPPDLREHIPYTVREALPFFNINYPADLEMARRIIGGL; this is encoded by the coding sequence ATGAGCCGACGGGGCACGGAACACGCGGCGGACATGCCGGAGGAAGGGGGGGACGCCACCCCCGGCGCTGGTGTCGACGTGGCCGTGGCCCCCGCGCCTGACGGTTCGCCGGTTCGTGATGACCCGTCTGGCCGTGACGACATGTCTGGCCGTGATAACATGTCTGGCCGCGACGACGCGCACGGCATCGTCGGCGTGGTGCTGGCGGGTGGGCTGTCCACCCGGCTGGGGCAGGACAAGACCCGGCTGCACCTGCACGGTGATGCCGCGCCAGGCATGCTGGCCCGTACGGCGGCGCTGCTGCACGCGGTCACCGGCGAGGTCTGGATATCCTGCCGGGGCAACCGCCCCTGCCCGGTGTCCGAAACGGGCGTTGACGGCCCCTACTACCGCCTGAACGACGAGGTGGAAGGCATGGGACCGTTCGGCGGGGTGATCACCGCCCTGCGCGTGGCCCAGGGACCGGTGCTGGTGTTGTCGTGCGATCTGCCGTTCATGGAGCGCGCCGTGCTGGAACGGCTGCTGGCCCACCGGGCCGCGCGCAGGCCGGGCGCGGTGATGACCACCTTCCAGCAGGTGGAGACCGGCTTCATCGAATCGCTGGTGGCCGTGTACGAATTCGAGGCCCTGCCGCTGTTCCGGCAGGCGCTGGAGGACGGGGAACGTAAACTGAGCCGGGTGGTGCCGCCGGATCTGCGCGAGCATATTCCTTACACGGTGCGCGAAGCCTTGCCGTTCTTCAACATCAACTATCCCGCCGACCTCGAGATGGCCCGGCGGATCATCGGCGGGCTGTAG
- a CDS encoding TraR/DksA family transcriptional regulator, which yields MREETIAVVRRRLKQEIRDLREALDRWRGLQGVEDANDPERLPDVEGMTYRSWKQRTEARLQVLRATLERLDDEDFGYCDDCGNEIPAARLLAVPTTNRCVHCMSAREERGVQARPMVF from the coding sequence ATGCGCGAAGAAACCATTGCCGTGGTACGGCGCAGACTGAAGCAGGAAATCCGCGACCTGCGCGAGGCCCTGGACCGCTGGCGCGGCCTGCAGGGCGTGGAGGATGCGAACGACCCCGAACGGCTGCCCGATGTGGAAGGCATGACCTACCGTTCGTGGAAGCAGCGCACCGAGGCCCGCTTGCAGGTGCTGCGCGCCACGCTGGAACGGCTGGACGACGAGGACTTCGGCTACTGCGACGACTGCGGCAACGAGATTCCCGCCGCGCGGCTGCTGGCCGTGCCCACCACCAACCGCTGCGTGCACTGCATGTCCGCGCGCGAAGAGCGCGGGGTGCAGGCCCGGCCCATGGTGTTCTGA
- a CDS encoding formate dehydrogenase accessory sulfurtransferase FdhD codes for MAGRDATGLPTGAIPRHVSVRRYKDAAWGDVDDVLSREVPVRVEWGPEPGDAGTAGTLGIAAGATRLWAWPHGLADLALGHVLLDRVHPAVTGQEPGAWGIRHAGTVTEVSEGGSLGFAVSLRATPRVTAPQPPMPMRAAVLLDAMRAFMGEEGLWDGTGCFHRAGVYDPVQGRLLRRAEDIGRHNCIDRLAGWATREGVDLGPRLLLVSARVTASLFAKARRAGFSFIVSRSAVTTGSVDMATEQGVTLVGFARDREERFTVFADAGGRVLE; via the coding sequence ATGGCCGGGCGAGACGCGACCGGATTGCCGACAGGGGCCATTCCGCGCCACGTTTCCGTGCGCCGCTACAAGGACGCGGCCTGGGGCGACGTGGACGACGTTCTGAGCCGCGAAGTGCCGGTGCGCGTGGAGTGGGGGCCGGAACCCGGAGACGCGGGCACAGCGGGCACACTGGGCATTGCCGCCGGGGCCACCCGGCTGTGGGCCTGGCCGCACGGCCTGGCCGACCTGGCCCTTGGCCATGTGCTGCTGGACCGGGTGCATCCCGCCGTGACCGGGCAGGAGCCGGGGGCGTGGGGCATCCGCCATGCGGGCACGGTGACCGAAGTGAGCGAGGGCGGCAGCCTTGGCTTTGCCGTAAGCCTGCGTGCCACACCGCGCGTCACGGCGCCGCAACCGCCCATGCCCATGCGGGCCGCCGTCCTGCTGGACGCCATGCGCGCCTTCATGGGCGAGGAAGGCTTGTGGGACGGCACCGGCTGCTTTCACCGCGCGGGCGTGTACGACCCCGTGCAGGGTCGCCTGCTGCGCCGGGCCGAGGACATCGGTCGCCACAACTGCATCGACCGGCTGGCCGGATGGGCCACGCGTGAAGGCGTGGACCTGGGCCCCCGGCTGCTGCTGGTTTCCGCGCGGGTGACGGCCAGCCTGTTCGCCAAGGCGCGCAGGGCGGGCTTTTCGTTCATCGTCAGCCGTTCCGCCGTGACCACCGGTTCGGTGGACATGGCCACGGAACAGGGGGTGACCCTGGTGGGTTTTGCGCGGGACCGCGAGGAACGCTTTACCGTGTTTGCCGATGCCGGGGGCAGGGTGCTGGAATGA